A window of Vulgatibacter sp. genomic DNA:
CGCCCGTCTCCACCAGCAGCGTGTGGGTCACCACCTGCGCCGCGCGCAACACCCTCCCGCTGCCGTCGACCAGGCGGCCGCCGAAGGGGCAGAACGAGGCGCAGTTGAGGTGGTGGACCCTCACGTCGCGGTGGCCTCCTCGATTGAACGCAGGGTCACGTCGCAGAGGAGCGCGAGCTCCTCGTCGGTGATCGCGAGCGGCGGCATCAGCACGATCACGTCGCCCAGCGGCCGGAGGATGACGCCGTGCCTGCGGGCCTGCAAGATCACCCGGTGGCCCATCCGCCGTTCCGCTGGGAAGGCGGCCTTCGTGGCGCGGTCCTGCACCAGCTCGATGCCGATCATCGTCCCCTTCTGGCGGATCTCGCCGACGTGGGGGTGCTCGGCGATGCCCGCGAGCCGCTCGGTCAGGTAGGTGATCTTCGGCTGGAGCCGCTCGAGGAGCCGGTTCTTCTCGAAGAGATCGAGCGAGGCGATCGCCGCGGCGCAGGCGAGGGGATTGCCGGTGTAGGTGTGACCGTGGAAGAAGGTCTTCGCTTCCGCGAAGGTGCCGAGGAAGGCCTCGTAGATCCGCTCGCTCGCCAGCGTCGCCGCCAGCGGCAGGTAGCCGCCGGTGATCCCCTTGGCCATGCAGAGCAGATCGGGGACCACCCCCTCCTGCTCCACTGCGAACATGGTGCCGGTGCGGCCGAAGCCGGTGGCCACCTCGTCGCAGATCAGCAGCACGTCGTGCTTCCTGCAGGCCGCCGCGATGCGGGCGAGGAAGCCCTTCGGCTGGGCGATCATGCCGGCGGCGCCCTGCATCAGCGGCTCGATCGCCAGCGCGGCGATCTCGTGGCCGCGCTTGGCGAGCAGCTCCTCGGCGGTGGCGAGGCAATGCTCGATCCACGAGGCGGCGGTGAAGCCCGCGGGCACCCGGTAGGTATAGGGCGTGGGGATCTCGAGGCGCTCGAAGAGGAGCGGCCCGAAGGCCTTGTGGAAGGTGTCGATCGCCCCGAGGGAGACCGAGCCGATGGTGTCGCCGTGGTAGGCCTCGCCCAGGGAGACGAAGAGGCGCTTCTCGGGGCGGCCGAGGTGGCGCCAATATTGGAAGGCCATCTTCAGGGCGACCTCCACCGCGGTGGAGCCCGAGTCCGAGAAGAAGACCCGCTGCAGATCGCCGGGGGCGATCTGCGCGAGCCGCGCCGCCAGCTCGATCGAGGCGACGCTCGCCTGGCCGAGCAGCGTGGTGTGGGCGACGCGGCCGAGCTGATCGACGATCGCCTGATCGATCTCCGGCACGCGGTGGCCGTGGACGTTGCACCACAGGGCGCTGATCCCGTCGAGGTAGCGGTTGCCGCGATCGTCGATCAGATGGCGGCCCTCGCCGCTCTCGACGATGAGCGGATCCTCCTCGGCCCAGCCCTGCATCTGCGTGAACGGGTGCCAGACGTGGGCGGCATCGAGCGCCCGCAGGCGTGCGTGGCGGCTTTCCCTCTCCTCCATCATCGACCTCCTCGCAGGGATCGCAGCGCTGCCAGCGCCGCCTCGATCTGCTCTTCGGTGTGATCGGCCCGCAGCGCGAAGCGCAGCCGGCTCGTTCCCTCGGGGACGGTGGGCGGGCGGATCGCCCTGGCGAGCACCCCCCTGGCGCGCACGGACGCCGCTGCTTCGAGGGCGGCGCCCGGTGCGCCGACGATCACCGGCACCACCGGGGTTCGGGAGCCGAGCACGTCGTAGCCCAGCGCCTCGCAGCCTTCGGCGAAGTGGACGGCGTTCGCCATGAGGCGTGCGCGCCGCTCCGGCTCCTCCCGCACGATCCGCAGCGCCGCCCGTGCGGCGGCACAGGCCGACGGCGGCAGGGCAGTGGTGAAGACGAAGGAGCGGCAGCGCTGCAGCAGCCACTCGCAGAGGAGCGAGGACCCCGCCACGTAGGCGCCGAAGCTGCCCAGCGCCTTGCCCAGCGTGCCCATCACCACGTCGGCGCGGATCCCCGCCGCCTCGCAAGCGCCGGCGCCGGTGGGACCGAGGACGCCGGTGGCGTGGGCCTCGTCCACGTAGAGGATCGCGCCGTGGTCGTCGCAGAGCGCCCGCAGCTCGGCCAGCGGCGCCACGTCGCCGTCCATCGAGAAGATGGCGTCGGTGGCGACGAGTTTGCGCCGCGCGGGCTGATCGAGCGCAGCGCGCACCGCCCCGACGTCGCCGTGGGGCACGACGACGCATTTCGCCTTCGAGAGGCGGATGCCGTCGATGATCGAGGCGTGGTTGAGCGCGTCGGAGACCACCAGATCGCCGGGCCCCACCAGCGACGGGATCACGCCGACGTTCGCCTGCCAGCCGGAGCTGAAGAGGATCGCCCGCTCCGCGCCCTTGTGGGCGGCGAGCTCCGCCTCGAGGGCGTGGTGCTCGAGCAGATCGCCGACGATGAGCCTGGCGGCGCCGCCGCCGCAGCCCCAGCGCCCGCTCGCCTCCTGCGCCGCGCGGACGAGGCGCGGATCGGAGGCGAGGCCGAGGTAGTCGTTCGAGGAGAAGTTGGCGAGCCGCTCGCCGGTGGCGAGGGTGACCGACGCCCCCTGCGCCGAGGCGAGCGGCTCGAGCGTGCGCCACAGGCCCCTGGCCCGCAGCGCCTCGAGCTCGTCCCCGAGAAAGTCCAGCGCGCCCACGGCCCGGGACTTCAGGCGATCTGCACGTGCACGTGCTTGTGCTCGTGCGGCTCGTGCTCGCAGGCTGCCGGCTCCAGCGGCTTCACGCCCGCCTTGGCCAGGAGCTCCATGTCGGCGTCGTATTCCGGGTTGCCGGTGGTGAGCAGCTTCTCGCCGAAGAAGATCGAGTTGGCGCCCGCCATCATGCAGAGGAGCTGCGCGTCCTGGCCCATCTGCATCCGGCCCGCGGAGAGGCGCACCATCGCCTGGGGCATGAGGATGCGGGCGGTGGCGATCATGCGGACCATCTCGATGGTCTCGACCTGCTTCTGGCCCGCCAGCGGCGTGCCCTCCACCGCCACCAGCGCGTTGATCGGCACCGACTCCGGGTGGACCTCCTGCGCCGCGAGCACGCGGAGCATCTCGCACCGCGCCTCGACGCTCTCGCCCATGCCGATGATGCCGCCGCAGCAGACGCTGATGCCGGCGTTGCGCACGTTCTGCAGGGTGCGGAGCCGGTCGTCGTACTGCCGGGTGGTGATGATCTTCGCGTAGTTCTCGGGCGAGGTGTCGAGGTTGTGGTTGTAGGCGGAGAGGCCCGCAGCCTTGAGGCGGCGGGCCTGATCCTCGTTCACCATGCCCAGGGTGGCGCAGGCCTCCATGCCGAGCTCACGCACGCCGCGGACCATGTCGAGCACGCGATCGAAATGCTCGTTGTCGCGGACCTCGCGCCAGGCGGCGCCCATGCAGAAGCGGGTGGCCCCTGCCTCGCGGGCCTGGCGGGCCTTCGAGAGCACCTCGTCGACCTGCATCAGCGGCTGCGCCTGCACGCCGGTGTGGTAGCGGGCGGCCTGCGGGCAGTAGGAGCAATCCTCGCTGCAGCCGCCGGTCTTGATCGAGAGCAGCGAGCAGAGCTGCACCTTGTTGTCGCCGAAGGCCTCGCGGTGCACGGTCTGCGCCCGGTAGACGAGGTCGAAGAGGGGCAGATCGTGGATCGCGCGGATCTCCGCCAGCGTCCAGTCGTGTCGAATCTCGAGGGCCACTTGAACCTCCCCAGGGCCTTGGGTTGCGCGGAGCGCGTACCACGGTGGCGGTCGCCCCTTCAATGAGCTTGGGACGACGCCCTGCGGCATTCACCCTTGGTGTCAGGCCGTCTTGTGGAAGGCCATCGTCGACGCCTGCGCCGTGGGGTAGAGCACCAGCTCCTCGACGTCGACGTGGGCGGGCCTGCTCACGAGGAAGCCGATCGCCTCGGCCACGTCCTCGGGCAGCAGGGGCTGGAAGCCCTGGTAGACCTTCTCGGCCCTGGCGGCGTCGCCGCGGAAGCGCACCTCGGAGAACTCGGTCTGCACCGCCCCCGGCTCCACGTTGCAGACCCGCACGCCGGTGCCGAGGAGCTCGTGGCGGAGCGCCTTGGTGATCGAGCGGACCGAGGCCTTGGTGGCGCAATAGACCGCGCCGCCGGGATAGGGCTCGAGGCCCGCGACCGAGCCGACGTTGACCACGGTGCCACCCCGCCGCTCGATCATCCCGGGCAGGAAGAGGCGGGTGATCCGCAGCAGCCCCATCACGTTGGTCTCGATCATCTCCCGCCATTCGTGCTCGTGGCCATCGACCACCTTGTCGGTGCCGCGGGCGAGGCCGGCGTTGTTGACGAGGATTCCCACGGGGCCCGCTGCCCTGGCGAAGGCCTCGCACTGCGCCGCGTCGGCGACGTCGAGGGGGTGGATCTCCACCTTCGCGTCGGGGTGGGCCCGGTGGATGTCGGCCCGCAGCGCGTCGAGGCGCTCGAAGCGCCTGGCGCCGAGGACCAGATCGCAGCCCCTGGCGGCGAGCTCGGCTGCGGTTGCCGCGCCGATGCCGGCGGAGGCGCCGGTGATGGCGGCACGTACTCCCTGCAGATCCCTGGCCA
This region includes:
- a CDS encoding SDR family NAD(P)-dependent oxidoreductase, with product MARDLQGVRAAITGASAGIGAATAAELAARGCDLVLGARRFERLDALRADIHRAHPDAKVEIHPLDVADAAQCEAFARAAGPVGILVNNAGLARGTDKVVDGHEHEWREMIETNVMGLLRITRLFLPGMIERRGGTVVNVGSVAGLEPYPGGAVYCATKASVRSITKALRHELLGTGVRVCNVEPGAVQTEFSEVRFRGDAARAEKVYQGFQPLLPEDVAEAIGFLVSRPAHVDVEELVLYPTAQASTMAFHKTA
- the bioB gene encoding biotin synthase BioB; protein product: MALEIRHDWTLAEIRAIHDLPLFDLVYRAQTVHREAFGDNKVQLCSLLSIKTGGCSEDCSYCPQAARYHTGVQAQPLMQVDEVLSKARQAREAGATRFCMGAAWREVRDNEHFDRVLDMVRGVRELGMEACATLGMVNEDQARRLKAAGLSAYNHNLDTSPENYAKIITTRQYDDRLRTLQNVRNAGISVCCGGIIGMGESVEARCEMLRVLAAQEVHPESVPINALVAVEGTPLAGQKQVETIEMVRMIATARILMPQAMVRLSAGRMQMGQDAQLLCMMAGANSIFFGEKLLTTGNPEYDADMELLAKAGVKPLEPAACEHEPHEHKHVHVQIA
- the bioA gene encoding adenosylmethionine--8-amino-7-oxononanoate transaminase, with protein sequence MEERESRHARLRALDAAHVWHPFTQMQGWAEEDPLIVESGEGRHLIDDRGNRYLDGISALWCNVHGHRVPEIDQAIVDQLGRVAHTTLLGQASVASIELAARLAQIAPGDLQRVFFSDSGSTAVEVALKMAFQYWRHLGRPEKRLFVSLGEAYHGDTIGSVSLGAIDTFHKAFGPLLFERLEIPTPYTYRVPAGFTAASWIEHCLATAEELLAKRGHEIAALAIEPLMQGAAGMIAQPKGFLARIAAACRKHDVLLICDEVATGFGRTGTMFAVEQEGVVPDLLCMAKGITGGYLPLAATLASERIYEAFLGTFAEAKTFFHGHTYTGNPLACAAAIASLDLFEKNRLLERLQPKITYLTERLAGIAEHPHVGEIRQKGTMIGIELVQDRATKAAFPAERRMGHRVILQARRHGVILRPLGDVIVLMPPLAITDEELALLCDVTLRSIEEATAT
- the bioF gene encoding 8-amino-7-oxononanoate synthase — protein: MKSRAVGALDFLGDELEALRARGLWRTLEPLASAQGASVTLATGERLANFSSNDYLGLASDPRLVRAAQEASGRWGCGGGAARLIVGDLLEHHALEAELAAHKGAERAILFSSGWQANVGVIPSLVGPGDLVVSDALNHASIIDGIRLSKAKCVVVPHGDVGAVRAALDQPARRKLVATDAIFSMDGDVAPLAELRALCDDHGAILYVDEAHATGVLGPTGAGACEAAGIRADVVMGTLGKALGSFGAYVAGSSLLCEWLLQRCRSFVFTTALPPSACAAARAALRIVREEPERRARLMANAVHFAEGCEALGYDVLGSRTPVVPVIVGAPGAALEAAASVRARGVLARAIRPPTVPEGTSRLRFALRADHTEEQIEAALAALRSLRGGR